A window of Macadamia integrifolia cultivar HAES 741 unplaced genomic scaffold, SCU_Mint_v3 scaffold155, whole genome shotgun sequence contains these coding sequences:
- the LOC122064203 gene encoding subtilisin-like protease SBT5.6 — protein sequence MRNLTLSSLFLLLLPLAACEHQVFIVNLGEHGGDKTSKEIEDTHHSFLASVKKTEEVARASLLYSYKNTINGFAALLTPEEADTFSRMDKVVSVLPSIRRRWSLHTTRSWKFAGLEEGVDTLYRSGDLLHESNYGKDIIVGLLDSGIWPESKSFSDEGLGPIPKRWKGICQAGDAFNSSHCNRKLIGARYYLKGYEQYYNQKLNTTAEFRSPRDHDGHGTHTSSTVGGRRVHGVSALGGFAQGTASGGAPLARLAMYKVCWPIPGKSLIEGDTCMEEDMLAAIDDAIGDGVDVLSISIGSQNLSNYLEDYIAIGALHAIKRNIVVACSAGNSGPALATASNLAPWIITVAASSVDRVFISPVVLGNGKKIRGQSVAPHKLQRKMYPLAYAGDVVVPSVPKDLMGQCLPGSLSPEKTKGKIVLCLRGNGTRVGKGMEVQRAGGAGIILGNSPTNGDEISVDAYVLPGTAVVSHDAITIINYIKSTKNPKALIIPPTTILDSKPAPFMAAFSSQGPNVLEPNILKPDITAPGLNILAAWSEADSPTKLDLDPRIVKYNLLSGTSMSCPHIAATAALLKAIYPSWSSAAIRSAIMTTATTKSNIGKPLTDASGKKANPFSYGSGHFRPTKAADPGLVYDASYTDYLLFLCSTGINNFDSTFKCPNVPPSPSNLNHPSLAISKLKGPMTVTRTVTNVGGSRSLYFVRVRSPPGISVEINPSVLYFSHVGEKKKFTITVKPKGKVVNGEEYKFGWYTWSDGIHEVRSPMAISLL from the exons ATGAGGAATCtcactttatcttctttgttcctcctccttcttcctcttgcaGCCTGTGAACATCAG GTTTTCATTGTTAATTTGGGAGAACACGGTGGAGATAAAACCTCAAAAGAAATTGAGGATACCCATCACTCGTTTTTAGCCTCTGtgaagaaaacagaagaagTGGCTCGAGCTTCTCTACTCTACAGTTACAAGAACACCATCAATGGCTTCGCGGCATTGCTTACTCCAGAAGAAGCCGATACCTTTTCCA GAATGGATAAAGTGGTGTCTGTGTTACCAAGCATACGAAGAAGATGGTCTCTTCACACTACAAGGTCATGGAAATTTGCAGGCTTGGAAGAGGGTGTAGATACTCTATATAGGAGTGGAGATCTGCTGCATGAATCAAACTACGGGAAAGATATCATTGTTGGGTTATTGGATTCTG GTATATGGCCGGAGTCAAAGAGCTTCAGTGATGAAGGGTTGGGACCCATACCCAAGAGATGGAAAGGAATCTGTCAAGCTGGAGATGCTTTCAACTCTTCCCATTGTAATAG gaaactGATCGGAGCAAGGTACTATCTGAAAGGGTATGAACAGTACTACAACCAGAAGCTCAACACCACGGCCGAATTCCGGTCCCCTCGGGATCACGACGGCCATGGGACTCACACATCGTCCACCGTCGGTGGCCGGAGAGTCCATGGTGTCTCAGCCCTTGGTGGCTTTGCCCAGGGCACAGCCTCTGGTGGAGCTCCACTTGCACGTCTTGCCATGTACAAAGTATGCTGGCCAATTCCTGGCAAGTCCCTTATAGAGGGAGACACTTGCATGGAAGAAGACATGCTTGCGGCCATCGACGACGCCATTGGTGACGGCGTCGACGTTCTCAGCATCTCCATAGGATCACAAAATCTTTCAAATTACTTGGAGGATTACATTGCAATCGGTGCACTTCATGCTATCAAGCGTAATATCGTTGTGGCCTGCAGTGCTGGGAACTCAGGTCCTGCACTGGCGACTGCTTCGAATCTAGCTCCTTGGATCATCACTGTAGCTGCTAGTAGTGTGGATCGAGTCTTCATCTCTCCTGTTGTGTTAGGGAATGGCAAGAAAATTAGG GGTCAATCGGTGGCTCCACACAAGCTACAGAGGAAGATGTACCCCCTTGCTTATGCCGGAGATGTGGTAGTCCCCAGTGTTCCCAAGGATCTTATGGG GCAATGCCTTCCGGGTTCATTGTCGCCggagaaaacaaaaggaaaaattgtACTGTGCCTGAGAGGAAATGGAACAAGAGTTGGGAAGGGCATGGAGGTGCAAAGAGCCGGAGGTGCTGGTATCATTCTAGGCAACAGCCCCACGAACGGAGACGAGATATCCGTCGACGCCTATGTTCTTCCGGGGACCGCCGTTGTATCACATGATGCCATCACTATAATAAATTATATCAAATCTACCAAGAATCCTAAGGCATTAATCATCCCACCCACCACCATCTTGGACTCCAAACCAGCACCATTCATGGCTGCTTTCTCCTCACAAGGTCCAAACGTTCTTGAGCCCAATATTCTTAAG CCAGACATTACTGCACCAGGGTTGAATATATTGGCAGCATGGAGTGAAGCCGATTCTCCTACAAAGTTAGATTTGGATCCTAGAATCGTTAAGTACAATCTTCTGTCTGGGACGTCCATGTCATGCCCTCATATTGCAGCCACGGCTGCCCTTCTCAAAGCCATTTACCCCAGTTGGAGCAGTGCCGCTATAAGATCGGCTATCATGACTACAG CAACCACTAAGAGTAATATTGGCAAGCCACTGACTGATGCCTCCGGCAAGAAAGCCAACCCCTTCAGTTATGGTTCAGGACACTTCAGGCCAACAAAAGCAGCAGATCCTGGTCTTGTCTATGATGCTTCATATACTGATTATCTTCTATTCCTATGTAGCACTGGAATCAATAACTTCGACTCTACCTTTAAATGCCCAAATGTCCCACCCTCACCAAGCAATCTCAACCATCCATCTCTAGCAATCTCAAAGCTTAAGGGCCCCATGACTGTGACAAGGACTGTTACCAATGTTGGTGGAAGCAGGAGTTTGTATTTTGTAAGAGTAAGATCTCCACCAGGGATTTCTGTTGAGATTAATCCAAGTGTCCTCTATTTTAGCCATgttggagagaagaagaagttcACAATAACTGTGAAACCAAAAGGGAAGGTGGTGAATGGAGAGGAGTACAAGTTTGGGTGGTACACATGGAGTGATGGAATCCATGAAGTTAGAAGTCCCATGGCAATTTCTCTTCTGTAA